The following proteins are co-located in the Dromiciops gliroides isolate mDroGli1 chromosome 2, mDroGli1.pri, whole genome shotgun sequence genome:
- the GNRH1 gene encoding progonadoliberin-1 isoform X1 yields the protein MSSRMELTRKLLAGCLLLTLCVMISSGQHWSYGLRPGGKRDADNLIDSFQEMASEVNQPAELQRLECTVHQPRSPLRDLKGALASLIEGEAGRKKV from the exons atgtccagcAGAATGGAACTGACCCGGAAGCTTTTAGCCGGATGCCTTCTCCTAACTCTATGCGTGATGATCAGCTCCGGTCAACACTGGTCCTATGGCCTTCGCCCAGGAGGGAAGAGGGATGCTGATAACTTGATCGATTCATTCCAAGAG ATGGCCAGTGAAGTGAACCAGCCGGCAGAGCTTCAGCGTTTGGAATGCACCGTTCACCAGCCACGTTCACCACTGAGGGATCTGAAGGGGGCTTTG GCCAGCCTGATTGAAGGAGAAGCTGGGAGGAAGAAGGTTTAA
- the GNRH1 gene encoding progonadoliberin-1 isoform X2: protein MELTRKLLAGCLLLTLCVMISSGQHWSYGLRPGGKRDADNLIDSFQEMASEVNQPAELQRLECTVHQPRSPLRDLKGALASLIEGEAGRKKV from the exons ATGGAACTGACCCGGAAGCTTTTAGCCGGATGCCTTCTCCTAACTCTATGCGTGATGATCAGCTCCGGTCAACACTGGTCCTATGGCCTTCGCCCAGGAGGGAAGAGGGATGCTGATAACTTGATCGATTCATTCCAAGAG ATGGCCAGTGAAGTGAACCAGCCGGCAGAGCTTCAGCGTTTGGAATGCACCGTTCACCAGCCACGTTCACCACTGAGGGATCTGAAGGGGGCTTTG GCCAGCCTGATTGAAGGAGAAGCTGGGAGGAAGAAGGTTTAA